From the genome of Chroicocephalus ridibundus chromosome 1, bChrRid1.1, whole genome shotgun sequence, one region includes:
- the PIGA gene encoding phosphatidylinositol N-acetylglucosaminyltransferase subunit A isoform X3, protein MAHDALFHAKTMGLRTVFTDHSLFGFADVSSVLTNKLLTVSLCDTNHIICVSYTSKENTVLRAALDPRIVSVIPNAVDPTDFTPDPSRRDDSTVTIVVVSRLVYRKGIDLLSGIIPELCQKYPELHFIVGGEGPKRIILEEVRERYQLHDRVRLLGALEHQDVRNVLVQGHIFLNTSLTEAFCMAIVEAASCGLQVVSTRVGGIPEVLPENLIILCEPSVKSLCDGLEKAIAQLRSGTLPSPEAVHNKVKTFYTWRNVAERTEKVYDRVADEVVLPMDERLDRLMSHCGPVTGCIFALFAVLNFLFLAFLRWMTPDSIIDVAIDATGPKSAWTKQYFLGKKGRVKEELPSS, encoded by the exons ATGGCCCATGATGCCCTCTTCCACGccaagaccatggggctgcggacggTGTTCACGGACCACTCCCTCTTTGGGTTTGCGGATGTCAGCTCGGTGCTTACCAACAAACTTCTGACGGTGTCCTTGTGTGATACGAACCACATCATCTGTGTCTCCTACACAAGTAAGGAAAACACGGTGCTGCGAGCGGCATTAGACCCTCGGATAGTCTCCGTCATCCCCAACGCTGTTGATCCCACTGACTTCACCCCAGACCCGTCAAGGAGGGATGACAGTACAGTAACAATTGTTGTTGTCAGCAGACTTGTTTACAGAAAAG GTATAGATTTGCTTAGTGGTATAATTCCTGAGCTCTGTCAGAAATATCCAGAGCTACATTTCATAGTTGGAGGAGAAGGACCAAAACGAATCATACTGGAAGAAGTCCGGGAAAGATACCAGCTACATGACAG GGTACGTCTCCTAGGAGCCTTGGAACACCAGGATGTTAGAAATGTTCTAGTCCAGGGGCACATTTTTCTCAACACTTCTCTCACTGAGGCCTTTTGTATGGCAATTGTGGAAGCAGCAAGCTGTGGtttacag gtGGTGAGTACAAGAGTCGGCGGGATTCCTGAGGTGCTTCCagaaaatctcattattttatgTGAACCCTCTGTGAAATCTTTGTGTGATGGATTAGAAAAAGCTATTGCCCAGCTCAGATCAGGAACACTACCATCTCCAGAAGCTGTTCATAATAAAGTAAAGACATTTTATACATGGAGGAATGTAGCAGAGAGGACTGAGAAA GTGTATGACAGGGTTGCAGACGAAGTGGTTTTACCAATGGATGAGCGACTTGACAGACTAATGTCTCACTGTGGCCCAGTGACTGGgtgtatttttgctctttttgctgttttgaacTTCCTTTTCCTGGCGTTTCTGAGGTGGATGACTCCAGATTCCATTATTGATGTTGCGATAGATGCTACAGGACCTAAAAGTGCATGGACTAAACAgtattttttggggaaaaaaggaagagttaaaGAAGAACTCCCAAGCTCCTAA
- the PIGA gene encoding phosphatidylinositol N-acetylglucosaminyltransferase subunit A isoform X2 yields the protein MAAGVPAGGSHSVCMVSDFFYPNMGGVESHVYQLSQCLIERGHKVLVVTHAYGRRKGVRYLTNGLKVYYLPLKVMYNQSTATTLFHSLPLLRYIFVRERVTVVHAHSSFSAMAHDALFHAKTMGLRTVFTDHSLFGFADVSSVLTNKLLTVSLCDTNHIICVSYTSKENTVLRAALDPRIVSVIPNAVDPTDFTPDPSRRDDSTVTIVVVSRLVYRKGIDLLSGIIPELCQKYPELHFIVGGEGPKRIILEEVRERYQLHDRVRLLGALEHQDVRNVLVQGHIFLNTSLTEAFCMAIVEAASCGLQVVSTRVGGIPEVLPENLIILCEPSVKSLCDGLEKAIAQLRSGTLPSPEAVHNKVKTFYTWRNVAERTEKVYDRVADEVVLPMDERLDRLMSHCGPVTGCIFALFAVLNFLFLAFLRWMTPDSIIDVAIDATGPKSAWTKQYFLGKKGRVKEELPSS from the exons ATGGCGGCCGGGGTCCCGGCGGGGGGGTCGCACAGCGTCTGTATGGTGTCGGACTTCTTCTACCCCAACATGGGGGGCGTGGAGAGCCACGTGTACCAGCTGTCGCAGTGCCTCATCGAGCGGGGCCACAAGGTCCTGGTGGTCACCCATGCCTACGGCCGCCGGAAGGGCGTCCGCTACCTCACCAACGGGCTGAAAGTCTACTACTTGCCCCTGAAGGTAATGTACAACCAGTCCACGGCAACGACGCTCTTCCACAGCCTGCCCCTGCTCAGGTACATCTTTGTGCGGGAGAGGGTCACCGTCGTCCATGCCCACAGCTCCTTCTCTGCCATGGCCCATGATGCCCTCTTCCACGccaagaccatggggctgcggacggTGTTCACGGACCACTCCCTCTTTGGGTTTGCGGATGTCAGCTCGGTGCTTACCAACAAACTTCTGACGGTGTCCTTGTGTGATACGAACCACATCATCTGTGTCTCCTACACAAGTAAGGAAAACACGGTGCTGCGAGCGGCATTAGACCCTCGGATAGTCTCCGTCATCCCCAACGCTGTTGATCCCACTGACTTCACCCCAGACCCGTCAAGGAGGGATGACAGTACAGTAACAATTGTTGTTGTCAGCAGACTTGTTTACAGAAAAG GTATAGATTTGCTTAGTGGTATAATTCCTGAGCTCTGTCAGAAATATCCAGAGCTACATTTCATAGTTGGAGGAGAAGGACCAAAACGAATCATACTGGAAGAAGTCCGGGAAAGATACCAGCTACATGACAG GGTACGTCTCCTAGGAGCCTTGGAACACCAGGATGTTAGAAATGTTCTAGTCCAGGGGCACATTTTTCTCAACACTTCTCTCACTGAGGCCTTTTGTATGGCAATTGTGGAAGCAGCAAGCTGTGGtttacag gtGGTGAGTACAAGAGTCGGCGGGATTCCTGAGGTGCTTCCagaaaatctcattattttatgTGAACCCTCTGTGAAATCTTTGTGTGATGGATTAGAAAAAGCTATTGCCCAGCTCAGATCAGGAACACTACCATCTCCAGAAGCTGTTCATAATAAAGTAAAGACATTTTATACATGGAGGAATGTAGCAGAGAGGACTGAGAAA GTGTATGACAGGGTTGCAGACGAAGTGGTTTTACCAATGGATGAGCGACTTGACAGACTAATGTCTCACTGTGGCCCAGTGACTGGgtgtatttttgctctttttgctgttttgaacTTCCTTTTCCTGGCGTTTCTGAGGTGGATGACTCCAGATTCCATTATTGATGTTGCGATAGATGCTACAGGACCTAAAAGTGCATGGACTAAACAgtattttttggggaaaaaaggaagagttaaaGAAGAACTCCCAAGCTCCTAA
- the PIGA gene encoding phosphatidylinositol N-acetylglucosaminyltransferase subunit A isoform X1, producing MAPCGSPGRSGPGMAAGVPAGGSHSVCMVSDFFYPNMGGVESHVYQLSQCLIERGHKVLVVTHAYGRRKGVRYLTNGLKVYYLPLKVMYNQSTATTLFHSLPLLRYIFVRERVTVVHAHSSFSAMAHDALFHAKTMGLRTVFTDHSLFGFADVSSVLTNKLLTVSLCDTNHIICVSYTSKENTVLRAALDPRIVSVIPNAVDPTDFTPDPSRRDDSTVTIVVVSRLVYRKGIDLLSGIIPELCQKYPELHFIVGGEGPKRIILEEVRERYQLHDRVRLLGALEHQDVRNVLVQGHIFLNTSLTEAFCMAIVEAASCGLQVVSTRVGGIPEVLPENLIILCEPSVKSLCDGLEKAIAQLRSGTLPSPEAVHNKVKTFYTWRNVAERTEKVYDRVADEVVLPMDERLDRLMSHCGPVTGCIFALFAVLNFLFLAFLRWMTPDSIIDVAIDATGPKSAWTKQYFLGKKGRVKEELPSS from the exons ATGGCGCCTTGTGGTTCCCCCGGCAGGAGCGGGCCCGGGATGGCGGCCGGGGTCCCGGCGGGGGGGTCGCACAGCGTCTGTATGGTGTCGGACTTCTTCTACCCCAACATGGGGGGCGTGGAGAGCCACGTGTACCAGCTGTCGCAGTGCCTCATCGAGCGGGGCCACAAGGTCCTGGTGGTCACCCATGCCTACGGCCGCCGGAAGGGCGTCCGCTACCTCACCAACGGGCTGAAAGTCTACTACTTGCCCCTGAAGGTAATGTACAACCAGTCCACGGCAACGACGCTCTTCCACAGCCTGCCCCTGCTCAGGTACATCTTTGTGCGGGAGAGGGTCACCGTCGTCCATGCCCACAGCTCCTTCTCTGCCATGGCCCATGATGCCCTCTTCCACGccaagaccatggggctgcggacggTGTTCACGGACCACTCCCTCTTTGGGTTTGCGGATGTCAGCTCGGTGCTTACCAACAAACTTCTGACGGTGTCCTTGTGTGATACGAACCACATCATCTGTGTCTCCTACACAAGTAAGGAAAACACGGTGCTGCGAGCGGCATTAGACCCTCGGATAGTCTCCGTCATCCCCAACGCTGTTGATCCCACTGACTTCACCCCAGACCCGTCAAGGAGGGATGACAGTACAGTAACAATTGTTGTTGTCAGCAGACTTGTTTACAGAAAAG GTATAGATTTGCTTAGTGGTATAATTCCTGAGCTCTGTCAGAAATATCCAGAGCTACATTTCATAGTTGGAGGAGAAGGACCAAAACGAATCATACTGGAAGAAGTCCGGGAAAGATACCAGCTACATGACAG GGTACGTCTCCTAGGAGCCTTGGAACACCAGGATGTTAGAAATGTTCTAGTCCAGGGGCACATTTTTCTCAACACTTCTCTCACTGAGGCCTTTTGTATGGCAATTGTGGAAGCAGCAAGCTGTGGtttacag gtGGTGAGTACAAGAGTCGGCGGGATTCCTGAGGTGCTTCCagaaaatctcattattttatgTGAACCCTCTGTGAAATCTTTGTGTGATGGATTAGAAAAAGCTATTGCCCAGCTCAGATCAGGAACACTACCATCTCCAGAAGCTGTTCATAATAAAGTAAAGACATTTTATACATGGAGGAATGTAGCAGAGAGGACTGAGAAA GTGTATGACAGGGTTGCAGACGAAGTGGTTTTACCAATGGATGAGCGACTTGACAGACTAATGTCTCACTGTGGCCCAGTGACTGGgtgtatttttgctctttttgctgttttgaacTTCCTTTTCCTGGCGTTTCTGAGGTGGATGACTCCAGATTCCATTATTGATGTTGCGATAGATGCTACAGGACCTAAAAGTGCATGGACTAAACAgtattttttggggaaaaaaggaagagttaaaGAAGAACTCCCAAGCTCCTAA